CTGAATGACTTCTTTGCCAGAAAGTCGGCCTGTCAACTATTTGGAATCCACTCCATTATGGGACATGAGAGCACAGGGCTAGCCCAGCTGCTCAGTCCTTCTCCGATACCCACTGAGATCGGCCCTTTGCAACATGACGAGATCGATATCGGTGAGGCCGAGCCGGTTCGGTGCCTGAAGAACGGCCTTTGGCTCGCCACCGAAGCCCGCATGCCGTACGCAGTGCTGATGGGGCCGTCGATTCAACACGGCTGTCCGGCTGGTGTGCTGGTCGAAATCGCCATACCCTCCGGTGAAGCAGGTTCGGAGTTTTCACAGGCGTTCTTTCGACAGGTTGAGATCGGAGTCAACGCCGGCCGAGCGTATCGCGGGCGCGTAATCTCGCTCGAACAAGAACAGCGCTTTGCAGGTTTTGGAGGGACGGTGAAAGTCCATCGTCTGCACAAAGTCACACAAGACCAAGTCATCCTTCCGCAAAAGACACTGGCTCTCCTCGAGCGAAACATTCACAAATTTGTCAGTGTTCGCGACCAGATAAAGGATCGCAACTTCTCCGCGAAGAAAGGGCTTCTGTTCTACGGACCGCCAGGCACCGGAAAGACGCACACCATTCACTATCTCGCGTCGGAGCTTCCGGGCCACACAACTTTGCTCGTCACCGCCGAGCAAGTGGCTTGCATCGGCGAATATTTTCGGTTGGCTCGGTTCTTGCAGCCCTCGATCATGATCATCGAAGATGTCGATCTCATTGCGCGTTCGCGCGACCACATTGGAACTCCGTTTCAGGAGGCGCTGCTGAACAAACTGCTCAACGAGATGGATGGGTTGAGGGAAGACGCGGAAGTCATCTTTATTCTGACAACGAACCGGCCAGACAATCTCGAGTCTGCATTGACCGCCCGACCAGGAAGAATCGACCAAGCTATCGAATTTCCGCTACCTGATGAAGATGGTCGCGCCAAGCTCATCCGCCTTTACTCCCGTGGGCTAGAGATCGATGGCGACGTGATTTCGTCCACCGTGAGCAAGACTAAGGGAACAAGCGCTGCTTTTATCAAGGAATTGATGAGGCGCTCAGCTCAGTTTCACTTCGAGAACGCAGACGATGGACGGCTTCGATCATCGTCGGTAGATTCGGCCCTGGAGGAAATGGTCTTCACAGGTGGAGCTCTCAATCTGAAGCTTCTCGGAGGAACCGGATCAGAGCTGGCCGGTATGCGCAGCTCATTCGTCGTTTCCAGCAATTAGGCTCATACGTTTTAGGCGGTCACGGCAAAAAGCCGGGGCAAACCGAAAGAAAACAGCC
The sequence above is drawn from the Acidobacteriota bacterium genome and encodes:
- a CDS encoding cell division protein FtsH gives rise to the protein LNDFFARKSACQLFGIHSIMGHESTGLAQLLSPSPIPTEIGPLQHDEIDIGEAEPVRCLKNGLWLATEARMPYAVLMGPSIQHGCPAGVLVEIAIPSGEAGSEFSQAFFRQVEIGVNAGRAYRGRVISLEQEQRFAGFGGTVKVHRLHKVTQDQVILPQKTLALLERNIHKFVSVRDQIKDRNFSAKKGLLFYGPPGTGKTHTIHYLASELPGHTTLLVTAEQVACIGEYFRLARFLQPSIMIIEDVDLIARSRDHIGTPFQEALLNKLLNEMDGLREDAEVIFILTTNRPDNLESALTARPGRIDQAIEFPLPDEDGRAKLIRLYSRGLEIDGDVISSTVSKTKGTSAAFIKELMRRSAQFHFENADDGRLRSSSVDSALEEMVFTGGALNLKLLGGTGSELAGMRSSFVVSSN